Sequence from the Prionailurus bengalensis isolate Pbe53 chromosome A3, Fcat_Pben_1.1_paternal_pri, whole genome shotgun sequence genome:
GTTGTGAGCAGGGGGCAGAGCAGCCAGGAGGCccagtgggcggggggggggggggggggggggagcagtgcTGACCCCCGGGGGCTCTGCCGCAGAGGAGAGGGACCGGCCTCTTGGGGTCACACAGCCTTTTGAGAAGCCGATGAAAGGAATGGCCTCCGGCATGCACACCGGGGTCTGGAGACGGCTGAGGCCCATCCGTGGACCCTCAGAGGCCTCGCTGATCTGAGGGCCCAGCCCCCTTGGATAGAAGGAGGGGATGAGATGGGGGGGCAAGGTCTGGCCGCGCTGGAGTGCAAGGTGGGAAGAGGGGGGCAGGCTGATCCTGAggaccccctgcccccatctccttCCCAGCTTCCGAGTAAAACTTCCCGGTGACGTCCTCTAGCGCGCTGTCccagagggggacacagactgGAAACTActtttggggtgggggaaagagaagccCGCAGCTTCCCTGAGGGAGAGCCTGCCGaccctggcccccccccccccgcgagaCCCCTGTttcctcccagccctcctcccgCGCGAAGCAGCCGCTCACCTGGATGACGACCTTGATCGTGGCGGTGCCCACTATGGGGGTGCACACCAGGCCGCCGGGGTGATGGCCGTCGGCGCTGCGGTTCTGCTGGCCCATGGTGAAGGGCatgggcagggccaggaggccCGAGGCCAGCCAGATGGCACTGATGAACTTCTTGGTGCGGCTGCGAGACATGAGGGTCTTGGCCTTGAAGGGGTGGCAGATGGCCAGGTAGCGCTCCACGCTGAGGCTGGCCACGTTGAGGGCGGTGGCGTAGGTGCAGGCGTCGCGCAGGAAGTAGTAGCCGCGGCAGCCGGCGTCGCCGAAGGCCCAGGGGTGGTGCACCCAGATGAAGTTGTACAGCTCCACGGGCATGGCCAGCATCAGAATGAGCAGGTCGGAGAGCGCCAGGCTGCCCAGGTGGTAATGCACCGTGCTCTGCAGGCTCTGGAGCGACTTCTTGCGCGCCAGCGTGAACGCCGTCACCGAGTTGCCCACGGTGCCCACCGCGAAGAGCGCCAGGTACACGGCGGTCACCAGCACCTTGGAGTAGATGTCCGTGTTCACATCCAGGTCGCTGCTGGGCGCCGCTCGGAGGCGCTCGGACTCGTTGCCTGAGCCGTTACCGAAGCCGGGGACCAGGAGCGCCGCCTCCAGCCCCGAGGGTGGCAGCGGGAAGGGCTTGGCGCCCGGCGCGCCCCGCGGACCCGGCGCCGAGCCGTTGAGGCGCATGGTGGGCGCGGCGCCGGCGGGGACCGAGCGGAGGAAGCCGGCGGGGTGGGCGCGAGACCGAGAGCGGGCGCGCCGTCCAGCCGGAAGCGCCACCCGGAGCGCCCGAGGGGCGCCGgccgcagggggcggggggccgggccgCCCTCCCGCTCCCCGCCGGCCCGGGCTTCCTCCCCCGACCTCCGGACCCCGCGGGTCCCGGGCGCGCGGAGAGCCTGTGGCGCCGAGCGGAGCGCACGCACGGCCGCCCCGGCGCGCTCACTCCCTCGCCTGCGCTCGCCTCCCGCGCGCTCTCCGCGCACACCGCCCGCCGCGCCCGCGCCCTCCCGGGCTCCGCGCCTCGGCTCAGCGGGCGACGGCGCGGCGCgcccggcggcggcggggggcggggcggggtgggggtgggggcgggggcgggggcggccccggcctcggccccgccccgccccgcccgagTGCCGCTCCCGCCCGGCTcccgggggccggggaggggacaGCGGTTCTCTCCAGGCACCTCTCCCGGGGCACGCCCCTCCTTCCCCGCCTTCCCAACTTCTCgggccccccacccgccccagggAGGGAACTGCCCCTGGTCGTTCGTAGCTGGttcagggaggggtgagggaggtaAGCCCCGTTGGCGCGGCTGGGGCGCTGCCCTTCCCTCGTGGGCGCCCAGGCGGCCTCCAGCACAGCTGGGTGGGAGTGGTgagtgaggggggcagagagcaCCCTCCCCCTGCCGGCTGGGTTCCTGCACCTGGcacccgggggcgggggcgggtgggcaccccccccccttatGGCCGCCTGGATTTGATCATCACAGGTCGTGGTCCCGGCCCAGGCCCAGGGGGGTTGGGAAGGGTGGCCCTGGGGGTCACAGTCAAGGCCTGGCCTTGTCCGTGTGTGGACCCCGCTGTGCTAATAGGAACCCTGCTCCGTAGGCCTAGGGGGTTGAAGGAAGGGAGCGAGACCTAAGAAGCTCACCCAGACCCCAGACCCTGGCCCACACCTGCCCACGGCGAGTGCGTTGGGTCTGTGTTTGTTCCTCTGTGAACTGGCTGTGGACCGGGCTGGTCCGCGGAACCTGATGGTCTCGTCCGGGGTCCAGCACAGAAAAAAACGCGCTTCAAAATGTAGCGTTCAGAGACACCACAAGCATCTCTTCACGGGAAGCCAGCATAGGAGGCTTAATCGTGGCCCTG
This genomic interval carries:
- the NTSR1 gene encoding neurotensin receptor type 1 translates to MRLNGSAPGPRGAPGAKPFPLPPSGLEAALLVPGFGNGSGNESERLRAAPSSDLDVNTDIYSKVLVTAVYLALFAVGTVGNSVTAFTLARKKSLQSLQSTVHYHLGSLALSDLLILMLAMPVELYNFIWVHHPWAFGDAGCRGYYFLRDACTYATALNVASLSVERYLAICHPFKAKTLMSRSRTKKFISAIWLASGLLALPMPFTMGQQNRSADGHHPGGLVCTPIVGTATIKVVIQVNTFMSFVFPMVVISVLNTIIANKLTIMVSQASEQGQVCAVGDQHSSFNMSIEPGRVQALRHGVRVLRAVVIAFAVCWLPYHARRLMFCYMSDTQWTPFLYDFYHYFYMLTNALFYISSAINPILYNLVSANFRQAFLSTLACLCPLWGRRRKRPAFSKRTNSVSSNHTFSSNVTRETLY